GCTTAGCCAGGTCAACCAGCAGCTCCACGCGGAAGTCCAGGTGCGCCAGGCTGCACAGCAATCCTTGAGCGAACGCAACCAGGAACTGGAAACCCTCAACCAGCGTCTGGTCGGCACCCAGAATCAACTGGTCCAGTCGGAGAAGATGGCTTCGGTGGGCCAGCTGGCAGCGGGTGTCGCCCACGAGATCAACAATCCGATCGGATTCGTGCGCTCTAACCTGAGCAGCCTTAAACGTTACTGGGATGACCTGCAGTCGCTGCTGGACGCCTACCTCTCGCTGGAGCACTCCTCCGACAAGCACAATGCCGCACTCGAACGCGTGCAGCAGACCAAGGCGCGCGTCGAATACGACTACTTGCGCAGCGATACCGACAGCCTTCTGGAGGAAGCGCAGGACGGCGTCAGTCGGGTGCAGAAGATCGTGTCAGACCTGCGTTCCTTCTCACACGTGGATGAAGCCCAGTTCCAGATCGGCGTCGATGTGCATGAAGGACTGGAAAGCACGCTCAACCTGCTCGACTACCAGTTGCGTGAGCGCATCAGCGTCATCAAGGCCTACGGCACTATCCCGCTGATCGAATGCCAGCCGTTCCAGCTCAACCAGGTATTTCTGAGCATTCTGACAAACGCCATACAAGCCATCCCGGCTACCGGGGAGATCACGCTGCGCACGTCGCTGACGGTCGAAGACCGCGTGCGGATCACGATCACGGACACGGGCATCGGCATTCCGCCGGCCAATATCCGGCATGTCTTCGAACCGTTCTTCACCACCAAGCCCGTTGGATCGGGAACGGGCCTGGGATTGTCCGTCGCCTACGGCATCGTGCAGGCCCACGGCGGAACGATCGAGGTGGTGAGCGAACCGGGCAAGGGCAGCGCGTTCACGATCGAGCTGCCACGACGGCATCCATCCGGCCAGCCCCGACCGTCCGCCGATCCGGATCCCACGTGAAGCAACGGTAATCGCCGGCCCCTGGCACGACCTCACGGGTGCGGCGATGCACGCCCCTGCATGGCAGCCTCACGGGAAAATTGCGGCGCCTGCCGCAACCAGGCATGCAATGTGGATTTGTCCAGCGGCCTGCTGACGTAGTAGCCCTGCACGATATCGCATCCGTATTCGACCAGCCGGTCGAGCACCTCCTGCGTCTCCACGCCCTCGGCAACGATGGCGCGGCCCAGTTCGTGGCACAGGTCGATAATTGAACGCACGATGGCGGCATCGTGCGCATTCGCCAGCATTTCATTGGTAAACGAGCGATCGATCTTCAGCTCGGTGAACGGCAGGTGCTTTAGATGCAGCAAGGATGAATAGCCCGTGCCAAAGTCGTCGATGGACACGCCTACGCCGAGATCGCGCAGATGCTGGAAAGTGCGTGTCGCCCGTGCGATATCGCCCAGGATGCCACTCTCCGTGATTTCCACTGTCAGCTGCGAGGGCGCCAAGCCATGTTTGACCAGCGCCGTGGCGATGTCCGGTCCCAGCCGATCGTCGTGCAGATTGTGCGGCGACAGGTTCACCGACACCCCCGCCGCAATACCGGCCTCCTGCCACTCGCGGCAGTCGGCCACTGCCTTGTCCAGCACCCAGCGTGAGATACGGTCGATGGTCTCGGAAGACTCCACCAGCGGCAGGAACTCGTCCGGCAGCAGCCGGCTGCCGTCTGGTCGCTGCCAGCGCAGCAGCGCTTCGACGCGAATCACGCGCCCGGTCGCCAGGTCAATCTCCGGCTGGTAGTGCAGACTCAGGTGTTCGTTGTCGATGGAACCGCGCAGCTCGTTGATCAACTGGATTCGCGCGGGCGAATGCACGTCGTGGCGCGCGTCATAGGTCATCGAACCGCTGCGTGCGGCTTTCGCCGCGTACATGGCAACGTCGGCGCGCCGCATCAGCGTGGTGGCATCGGTGCCATGCTCGGGACAATGCACGATCCCGATACTGGCGCCGACGACCAGCTTGTGTTCCTCGATGAATATCGGCTGCTTGAGGGCCACCAGCAGCTGGCACACGAAGTCGATCACGTGCGACCTGTCGACGACTTCGGTCAGCACGATGGCAAACTCGTCACCGCCCAGCCGGGCAATGGTATCGGTAGCCCCCAGTTGCGCGCGCAGCCGTTCGCCGACCTTCGACAGCAGCACGTCGCCGGTGTAGTGGCCGAAGGTGTCGTTGATTTCCTTGAAACCGTCCAGGTCCAGCAGGAGCAGCGCAAAAGGCGTTCCCTGCCGCCGCATGGCATGAATGCGTTGCTCGATCCGCTCGTGCAGCAGCAGGCGGTTGGGAAGCCCGGTCAGGGCGTCGTGCATGGCCTGGTGCTGCAACTGGTCCAGGTGCAGCTTGCGGTCGCTGATATCGCGCAGAATGGCGATCCAATGCGCCGTTCGACCACCGCTGCGCACCGGCATGAGATGGATTTCCAGCGCGTAGGTGCTGCCATCCGGACGCCTCGCAGTCACCTCGGCTTCAAAGGACACATCGCGGCGCACGCTGTCGTAGAGTGACGCCCAGGTGGCCATGGCGTTGTCGACCAGCACCAGGTGCTCGGGCGGTTGATTGAGCATTTCATCCGCGCAGTAGCCGGTGATGCGGCAGAACCCCTGATTCACGAAGGAGATGCGCAATGCCAGATTCGCGGTCGTCTCCAAGATGACGAACCCTTCCAGGGCGTTCTCGATCGCCGAACCGAGGATCCCCAGCTGCCGGTTCGCCGTTTCCAGTTCCGCCGTACGTTCCTTGACGCGTTGTTCGAGCTGCTCGTTGGCCTTCTTCAGCTCATCCTCCAGGCGCTTGCGCTGGAAGAATTCCGGCACGACGGCCGCCATCGAATGCAAGGCTGCTGACGTCGCGCCGCCGTGCCGCGCCGCATACTCGGCCAGGTGCGCCTCGAGCCGGGAGGGCGGCGCCATGATGAACCGGCAATGGCGACCGCCACTGGCCAGGCACTCCACCTCGGCGGCAGCCAGTGGGAGGCCGAAGCTCTCTTCGCACCAGCCGGAGGAATAGCCGGCATTCATGATGCACACCGGTACATCGCTGCGCTTGCCCTTGGCCAGCCAGGAATGCGACTCGAACGAAAACGGATGGTCGTAAAGCAGGAAGTAGTTCTCATCGGGCGAGGGGCGCGACTCTTCACTGATGTCGACGAATGCCCAGCCGGAGAACGCGAAATGGATCGGACCGGCCGACAAATTGTCGATCGGGTCACTGACGGCCATCTTCTGCTGGAAACTGCGCGCGTCCGCCTTGCCCAGGGCATGGGCGAGGTCGAACAGCAGGTTGTTTGCGACGCTGCGTGCCTCCGCTGTCCCTTTGTCCTGGTACAGCTTCATCACCATTTCAACGAACTCCACCGACAGCGATGCAGCGCGCAGCAGCACATAGCGCTCGCCGGCAATGGCGATAGTGGCGGTGTCTGGCTGTTCGATGCGGTCGGCGAAATACCGGGCGACGTATTCCTGCGCGCGCAGGAAGGGCGTGACGAAGGGAGAAGGCACCTTCACCGTCGTCAGCGCGGCACCGCCTTCGACGCTGCCGATCTGCCGGCGCAGCTGCGCCAGCTCGGTCTCCAGCTCGCGGATGCGCGCCTGCAGCGCGCCGCGCGGGTCTTCCGCGGTGTCCGGGGGCCGGCACCGTCGCCTGGCCGGCCAGATTGCGCATGCTCGTTCATCGAGCGGCCGCGGTGGGAAGGTGGCTAGAGTCTAGACCAGCATATTTTTGCTCGCCACGTGGCCGCATCGGCAGGCAGTGCGACTCAGCGATCGTCTTCCAGGGCCTGTTCCTTGCCGCCGATGCGCACGTTCTCCCCGATGCTGACGTTGTCGCCGATATGCACGCCGGCTGCTTCCGCTTCGGCCTTGTCGTTCCCGGCATCCTGCAGCCCGTAGTAGCTACGCATGAGGCCGGTATCGCCGGCCATCGCCGCGATCGTGACCTTTCGCGACCACCAGTTATGCGCGATCACGTAGTCGTAGTAGCTCAGCCCGTGCTCGGCCAGCACCTCTTTTTCGGCCGCGGCCTGAGCCGCTTCGTCCAGCGAGGGGGCTCCGCGCGCCTGCATCGCTGCAAACAGCGCCCGGCCGGTTTCCAGGGCATAGGGTGGCTCCAGCGTCAGCGGCTGCCCCTTCTCCAGCGAATCGGCGAGGTCGCGCCCGTAGCTGGCCAACTTGCCCTGGCTGGCGCGGAAGAATCCCACGCTGTAGCGCATCGACAGGGCCGGATGCTCCGACATCCGCGCGTTGTAACTGGCGGTGAGCCGTGCCAAGCGGCTTTCGTCGAGTTTGTGGCTGGCCAGCACCTTGGCCTTGCCCTTGTGGCCCGCATGCAGGAGTTCGTTACCCAGCGCCGCATAGGTGTCGAAACTGATGCCGTCTACCGGCATCAGCGCGGCTTCGGAGGGCGTTTGGATATCTGTCTGCAGTGCCTGCGCCAATGCCTTGTCCTTGTCGGCCTTGATCGCCGCAGTGGCATCAGCCAGCGATGACGCGGTGACCAGCGGTGAGACGTCGCGGGCCAGGAGATCTTCCGGTGGCGCCAGCGACGCAATCACCTTCCCCGCCGACTGGTAGCGCTTCGTGCTGGTGGGATGGGTCGACAGGATGCTGGCACCGCGCTTGCCGGACAGCTCACCCAGGCGCTTCTGCAAACGTAGCATGCCCTGCGGGTTGTAGCCGGCCGCCACCATCCAGCGCACGGCCAGCCGGTCCGCCTCCAGTTCCTGATTCCGGCTGAACTTCAACGCGAGCAGCTCACCGGCGACGCCCACGGCCGCACCACTGACGGCACCCGCCAGTTCGCCGCTGTTGCGCCCCACCTTGGCGCCCACCACCGCGCCGAGGATCGCGCCGAACACCCGCACGCCCTGCTGCTTGCGACGGCCGGCACGGATGTGGTCGGCCTTGTGGTGAGCCAGTTCGTGTCCCAATGCGGCGGCGACCGCATCGCGGTCGTCATCCATCGATGCCAGCAAGCCTTCCTGCACGATGACCACCTTGTCCGTGCCCACCTCGGTCGCGAAGGCATTGATATCCGGGTCCGTGGAATAGATCAGACGCGCGTCCACGCCGGCTTCGCGGGCGAGGTCGTCGTAGATGCGCTCCAGCGCCTGCGCCTGGGCGCGCAGGTCGGCCTCCGGCGCCTGTTCGGCCACGGTGTCGACGAGGTAGTAGTCTGCCGCGACAGCCGGTAGCGCCGACGATACGGCCAGCAGCAGGATCAACGCCGGAAACTTCATGGAACGCCCCCTGGGAATCCGTACGGCCACCCGAAGGTACCCGTAGTGCAAATCGTAACGGCCACGGCGGGCCTCCGGGCAATGGATCGCTCCGGCTGCCCCACAATGGCCCCGGCGGCGCCATGCCGCCGGTTCTCTTCCCAGGAACGACAAACCGGGCCCAACGGGAACATCCGGGCCGCAGACGCTTCCCGCACTTGAAACTTCCGGCAACTGCACGCACCCTTACGCGCGCTTCGGAGGAGAGGTCGTGCTGCGCGTCGCCGTAAAAATCCTGCTTGCCCTGCTTCTGGTGCTCAATGGCGTTCCGGCTGCCGCCGCGGGCCACGGCACCGGCGCGCACAGGACGACGGCCCCTACGGCGCACTGCCAGCCTGCGGACGACGTAGCAGAGGCCGCGTCGCTCCACCACGATGCGATGAATCACGCCACCCATCACCCGTCCACAACAGCCGGCGACACGAAAGACCACTCCTGTTGTGCCAAGGGCCAGTGCGCCTGCGACGGACTGCTCTGGCCGGGCCTGCCGTCCCTGGCAGACCTGGATCTGCGCCTTGAGCCCGCGCACGCCGCGCCGATCCACGGCGCCCCGCAACGCGACGATCTGCGTCGTCCAGTGCCCCTGCGACCGCCCATCGGCTGATTGCCGCGCAGCGATCCGTCCCGGATCGCCCGATGCGCCTCAGCGCGAGGCGCCCTTGCGAACCGCAACGCTGGCAGCGGCCTCGTCGGCCGTCTGGCGTTGCTCCGATCGAGCCTGAGCATGAAACGTCTTCTTGCGCGAACGCCTGCGGCGTTCGCCTCGCTTTTCCTTTGTGGCTGCGTCGCCACGGCACCACGCGACGATGCCGCCGTGGAACGCTGGCTGAGCGAGCGTCTGCCAGCCACCTTCCAGTGGGCAGCCACACCCGACGCACGTGGCGCCATCGACGCCCGCGTCGCCGAGTTGACCCGAACACCGCTGACGCCCACCACCGCCTTTTCCGTGGCGCAACTGGCCAGCCCCGAGATCACCCATCACTATGCACAGCTGGGCATTGCGTGGGCGGACGTGATCGAGTCCAGCCGGCTGGAGAACCCGGGCCTTTCGCTGTCGACCCAGAAAGGCGGCGGCATCCGGCGCGTCACCACGGGGATCACGGCGGCGATCGGCGACCTGCTGCTGTTGCCGTCCCGCCGGCAATGGGCCCAGGGCGAATACGAGCGGGCCCAGCAGACCATCGCCAGCGCGCTGCTGAACCTGGCTGCCGACATCGAGGACGCCTGGTATTCCGCGGCGGCCGCCGAACAGGTCGCGCAACTGCGCGAAGCCGTCGCCAAGGCCGCGGGGCTGGGGGCCGAACTGGCTTCCCGGCACCGCCAGGCGGGTACCTTCAGCGCACTCGAATCCAGTCTTGCACAGGCCGAAGCGGCCAGCGCACGCATCGCGGCGACGACAGCGCGGGCCGAAGCCACCCGGCGCCGATTCACCCTCAACGCCAAACTGGGATTGACCGGCACCGCGGCACACCAGTGGAAGTTTGCCTTGCCCCTCGGCCTGCCGGTGGCGGCGGAAGACCCGCCAGACGCCCTGCTCGCACTCGCCACGGATTCTCGCCTGGACCTGGCTGCGGCACGTCGCGAAGTGGCTCTTCTGGCCGATGCGCTACGCCTGGCGAAGCGCTGGCGTCTGCTGGGCAGCGTCGAAATTGGCGTCGAGCAGGAACGCGAAACGGGCAGCGCGCGAATGACGGGCCCGACACTGTCGCTCGCGCTGCCCCTGTTCCACCAGGGCCAGGCAGCCATCGCCCGTGCCGACGCGCAACTGCTGCTGGCCCAGGCCGGGCTTGCCACGCTGGAGCGCCAGATCGACAACGACGTCCGGCAGGGCATCGAACAGGTCGCCGCCATCCGCGGCATCGTCGAGGAGTACCGGAAAACGCTGCTGCCGGAGCGGGAAGCCATCGTGCAGCGCCAGGGCGAGCGGCAGAACTACATGCTGGTGAGCACCTTCGAGCTGCTACTGGCGAAACAGCAGGAGTTCGACGCCTACCAGGGCTATATCGAGTCCGTGCGCGACTATTGGCAGGCACGCACTGCACTGGCGCGGGCCGTCGGCACGCAACTGCCCAGTGCCGCTGAAGCAGCGGCACCGATGATCGACATCGACACCATCGTCACCCCGCCCCAGCCTGAGGGTGGGCATCATCACGGACACGGCAGCACGCCAGCCGCGACGCCCAAGCACGAAGACGCGGTGAAAAAGTCCGCGCAGCCGGAACAGTCCCCGGAACACCACCATCACCACGACCATGCCCCGGCACCGGAGACCACGCCATGACCTCCCGACGTGAATTGCTGCAGTGGATGGGCGCTGCCGGCAGCGCCAGTCTCCTGGCCTCCACCGTGCGACCTGCTACGGCCCAGGTGCAACCGGCGACGGCCCCCGCACGGCCGCATCCACCCGGTGCGTACCGGCCCGTGCGCACGCTCAATGGCTGGACCCTGCCCTATCACCTCAACGAGGGCGTAAAGGAATTTCATCTCGTCGCCGAGGAGATCGTTCACGAGTTCGCCCCCGGATCCCGCGCCGTTTGCTGGGGCTACAACGGCACCACGCCCGGCCCCACGATCGAGGCCGTTGAAGGCGACCGGGTTCGTCTTTTCGTCACAAATCGCCTTAAGGAACCGACATCCGTGCACTGGCACGGCATTGACCTTCCCAACGGCTTCGACGGTGTCAGCGGCCTGAACCAGCCGATGATCCAACCGGGCGAGACCTTTGTGTACGAGTTCACGTTGCGCCAGAACGGCACGCACATGTACCACCCGCATGCCGACGAAACGACGCAGCTCGCCTTCGGCATGATGGGCCTTTTCATCATCCATCCCCGCGACGGCGAAGCGGTACCTGTCGATCGGGACTACGCCTTCCTGCTGCACAACTGGGCGCTGCACCCGGGCACCTACCGGCCCGACCCCAACGTGATGCTCGACTTTGACCTGTGGACTTTCAACTCGAAAGTCTTTCCCGCCATCGAGCACCTGGTGATGCGTACCGGCGAGCGCATGCGCATCCGGATCGGCAATTTGTCGATGTGGAATCATCCGATCCACCTGCACAGCAATCCGTTCTGGGTGACCGGCTCCGACGGCGGACGCTGGCCGCAGTCGCAATGGCGCCGGGAGGTGACCGAACTGGTCGGCGTCGGCCAGATGCGTGACCTGGAGTTCGTGGCCACCGAGCCGGGCGACTGGGCGCTGCACTGCCATATGGCGCACCACACAATGGGCCCCATGGCGCACGACATTCCCAACGTGGTGGGTGTGGACCAGTCCGGCGTGGAAGCCGAGATCCGTCGGATGCTGCCCGGCTTCGCGGCGATGGGCGAGCACGGCATGGCAGAGCATTCGGAACATGTCGCCATGGGGCTGCCAGGCCCTGAAAACACGCTGCCTATGATGGGTGGACGCGGCCAGTTCGGGCCGATCGACATGGGCGGCATGTTCACCGTCGTGAAAGTACGCGACGACCAGGCGCCAGGCGACTATTCCGACCCGGGCTGGTACCGCTATCCCAAGAACGCCATCGCACGACGTGTCAGCGCTGATCCGGATTTCGGACGACCGCACCGCCGCCATCCCTATGGAACGGAAAAGCCGACCGATGCCCTGAAGCCATCAATGCCGGCAAAGCAGGACCATTCCCATCACGGCAGCTGATACGGGGGCCCGCGTCCGCCTTGTGGACGCGGGCCCACCATGCTACGGATCGCGCGGCGCCGACTCATCTCCCGACGGGCCTTTCGCGTCGGCGCGCAATCCCTCGGCCAGGGCATAGAGCGTCGCCCCATCAGCCAGGGTACGGCAGCTCAGCACGCCACACGACACCAGGCGGTCCAGCGTCCGCTTGATCCGGCCGCGTTCGGTCTCGTAGCGCTGTTGCGGAAGCCACCAATCCACAATGCCGTCGAGCGTATCCGCTGCCTGCGGATGGCTGACGACATAACTCACGATAGCGTCGGCAACTTCAGAACGGGTTGACAGGGGCGAGGTGATGGATGTCATGGCGGCCTTCCTCTTCGGGCGGTGTTTTCCGCGAAGGTGCAACCGCCATGCCTGCCTGATGAGGCACGAAATTCCGGAAATAGCGCCATTTCTGCCGGACGCAGGTCAGCCGCGCGGGGAATTGGTGACCCACCTTGCGCGCTGACCGGGACCGGGACGACCCACGGCTCATGCTTCGTGGGTACGGAAACGCTTGCTTTCGATATGGTGCTTCTTGAGCAGCTTGCCCAGTTGGCGACGTTCCGTGCCGGACAGTCGTGCAGCGGCACTGACGTTACCCTCGGTGCGACGCAGCAGGTCAGTCAGGTAACGGCGTTCGAAATGCGCAACCGCCTGGGACTTCGCTGCACTGAACGCAATGCCGCAGTAATTGCAGATATCCATCCATGCAGCATCCACATCGCGCGTCACGGCCGGCGCGGCGACGCCGATATCCTGCAGTTCGACAACCGGCTCTTCGGCATGCAGGTATGCCCGGAAGACGACGTTGTCCAGTTCGCGCACATTACCCGGCCAGGCGTAGCTGGAGAGAACGCCGAGTGCGCGTTCGGACCAGGTCTTGTGATTTCCGCGCAGACGTTGCGCGGCTGCGTCGAGAAAATGCGCCGCCAGCAGGGGGATGTCACTGCGCCGTTCGCGCAGGGGCGGAACGCGGATATGCAGGGAATTGAGCCGATAGAAGAGATCGCGGCGGAATGCTCCCTCGTTGACGCAGGCCTCAAGGTCCGCATTGGTGGCGGCGACGACGCGGACGTCCGCCTTGCACACTTCGGTCCCTCCGACCGGACGGTAATGCGAGTCCTGGAGAAAGCGCAGCAGCGAGACCTGGGCCTTTTGCGAAAGACTATCGACCTCATCGAGAAACAGGGTGCCGCCGCGGGCGCTTTCAATCAGGCCTGGCTGCGATGTCTTGGCGTCGGTGAATGCGCCACGCCGATGTCCGAATAACTCGCTTTCCACCAGCGTGTCCGGCAGTCCGCCGCAATTGATCGGCACGAATGGATGGTGACGCCGTGCACTGCCGTAATGGATTTCCCGGGCGGCCAGTTCCTTGCCGGTACCGGTTTCGCCTTCCAGCAGAACCGGCGCGTCACAGCCGGCAAACCGGCGTAATTGGGACA
This genomic stretch from Tahibacter amnicola harbors:
- a CDS encoding sigma-54 interaction domain-containing protein; the protein is MMIGQSPAFQTFLSQLRRFAGCDAPVLLEGETGTGKELAAREIHYGSARRHHPFVPINCGGLPDTLVESELFGHRRGAFTDAKTSQPGLIESARGGTLFLDEVDSLSQKAQVSLLRFLQDSHYRPVGGTEVCKADVRVVAATNADLEACVNEGAFRRDLFYRLNSLHIRVPPLRERRSDIPLLAAHFLDAAAQRLRGNHKTWSERALGVLSSYAWPGNVRELDNVVFRAYLHAEEPVVELQDIGVAAPAVTRDVDAAWMDICNYCGIAFSAAKSQAVAHFERRYLTDLLRRTEGNVSAAARLSGTERRQLGKLLKKHHIESKRFRTHEA
- a CDS encoding M48 family metallopeptidase translates to MKFPALILLLAVSSALPAVAADYYLVDTVAEQAPEADLRAQAQALERIYDDLAREAGVDARLIYSTDPDINAFATEVGTDKVVIVQEGLLASMDDDRDAVAAALGHELAHHKADHIRAGRRKQQGVRVFGAILGAVVGAKVGRNSGELAGAVSGAAVGVAGELLALKFSRNQELEADRLAVRWMVAAGYNPQGMLRLQKRLGELSGKRGASILSTHPTSTKRYQSAGKVIASLAPPEDLLARDVSPLVTASSLADATAAIKADKDKALAQALQTDIQTPSEAALMPVDGISFDTYAALGNELLHAGHKGKAKVLASHKLDESRLARLTASYNARMSEHPALSMRYSVGFFRASQGKLASYGRDLADSLEKGQPLTLEPPYALETGRALFAAMQARGAPSLDEAAQAAAEKEVLAEHGLSYYDYVIAHNWWSRKVTIAAMAGDTGLMRSYYGLQDAGNDKAEAEAAGVHIGDNVSIGENVRIGGKEQALEDDR
- a CDS encoding EAL domain-containing protein; this translates as MKVPSPFVTPFLRAQEYVARYFADRIEQPDTATIAIAGERYVLLRAASLSVEFVEMVMKLYQDKGTAEARSVANNLLFDLAHALGKADARSFQQKMAVSDPIDNLSAGPIHFAFSGWAFVDISEESRPSPDENYFLLYDHPFSFESHSWLAKGKRSDVPVCIMNAGYSSGWCEESFGLPLAAAEVECLASGGRHCRFIMAPPSRLEAHLAEYAARHGGATSAALHSMAAVVPEFFQRKRLEDELKKANEQLEQRVKERTAELETANRQLGILGSAIENALEGFVILETTANLALRISFVNQGFCRITGYCADEMLNQPPEHLVLVDNAMATWASLYDSVRRDVSFEAEVTARRPDGSTYALEIHLMPVRSGGRTAHWIAILRDISDRKLHLDQLQHQAMHDALTGLPNRLLLHERIEQRIHAMRRQGTPFALLLLDLDGFKEINDTFGHYTGDVLLSKVGERLRAQLGATDTIARLGGDEFAIVLTEVVDRSHVIDFVCQLLVALKQPIFIEEHKLVVGASIGIVHCPEHGTDATTLMRRADVAMYAAKAARSGSMTYDARHDVHSPARIQLINELRGSIDNEHLSLHYQPEIDLATGRVIRVEALLRWQRPDGSRLLPDEFLPLVESSETIDRISRWVLDKAVADCREWQEAGIAAGVSVNLSPHNLHDDRLGPDIATALVKHGLAPSQLTVEITESGILGDIARATRTFQHLRDLGVGVSIDDFGTGYSSLLHLKHLPFTELKIDRSFTNEMLANAHDAAIVRSIIDLCHELGRAIVAEGVETQEVLDRLVEYGCDIVQGYYVSRPLDKSTLHAWLRQAPQFSREAAMQGRASPHP
- a CDS encoding multicopper oxidase family protein, yielding MTSRRELLQWMGAAGSASLLASTVRPATAQVQPATAPARPHPPGAYRPVRTLNGWTLPYHLNEGVKEFHLVAEEIVHEFAPGSRAVCWGYNGTTPGPTIEAVEGDRVRLFVTNRLKEPTSVHWHGIDLPNGFDGVSGLNQPMIQPGETFVYEFTLRQNGTHMYHPHADETTQLAFGMMGLFIIHPRDGEAVPVDRDYAFLLHNWALHPGTYRPDPNVMLDFDLWTFNSKVFPAIEHLVMRTGERMRIRIGNLSMWNHPIHLHSNPFWVTGSDGGRWPQSQWRREVTELVGVGQMRDLEFVATEPGDWALHCHMAHHTMGPMAHDIPNVVGVDQSGVEAEIRRMLPGFAAMGEHGMAEHSEHVAMGLPGPENTLPMMGGRGQFGPIDMGGMFTVVKVRDDQAPGDYSDPGWYRYPKNAIARRVSADPDFGRPHRRHPYGTEKPTDALKPSMPAKQDHSHHGS
- a CDS encoding TolC family protein — its product is MKRLLARTPAAFASLFLCGCVATAPRDDAAVERWLSERLPATFQWAATPDARGAIDARVAELTRTPLTPTTAFSVAQLASPEITHHYAQLGIAWADVIESSRLENPGLSLSTQKGGGIRRVTTGITAAIGDLLLLPSRRQWAQGEYERAQQTIASALLNLAADIEDAWYSAAAAEQVAQLREAVAKAAGLGAELASRHRQAGTFSALESSLAQAEAASARIAATTARAEATRRRFTLNAKLGLTGTAAHQWKFALPLGLPVAAEDPPDALLALATDSRLDLAAARREVALLADALRLAKRWRLLGSVEIGVEQERETGSARMTGPTLSLALPLFHQGQAAIARADAQLLLAQAGLATLERQIDNDVRQGIEQVAAIRGIVEEYRKTLLPEREAIVQRQGERQNYMLVSTFELLLAKQQEFDAYQGYIESVRDYWQARTALARAVGTQLPSAAEAAAPMIDIDTIVTPPQPEGGHHHGHGSTPAATPKHEDAVKKSAQPEQSPEHHHHHDHAPAPETTP
- a CDS encoding CopL family metal-binding regulatory protein; this translates as MLRVAVKILLALLLVLNGVPAAAAGHGTGAHRTTAPTAHCQPADDVAEAASLHHDAMNHATHHPSTTAGDTKDHSCCAKGQCACDGLLWPGLPSLADLDLRLEPAHAAPIHGAPQRDDLRRPVPLRPPIG